A stretch of Arthrobacter sp. NEB 688 DNA encodes these proteins:
- a CDS encoding chemotaxis protein CheA, whose amino-acid sequence MDDGMDEIIHEFLVESHENLDQIDVDLVALEKDPEARDRLARVFRAVHTIKGTSGFLGLPVLEHVAHAGETLLASLRDGDLSLTTDRASLLLATVDAIRDVLASVEAGHGEGGSDFSELVEALHQSVLDDTPLTLPGHAGDGVPGAGQALPPAGHAPETAGAVATPPSSATAPAPPPAAAPAPPPAPTPALAPAAPAPAAPAPVAVVEDDRDTGGRRGAAESSVRVDVAVLDSLMRLVGELVLTRNQLSAHDGAPGAGVQGRSAAAATEDGRIAMGSMMQRLNVVTSDLQDAVMKARMQPVDTVWAKFPRVVRDLATACRKEVALTMLGRETELDRGLVEAIRDPLTHLVRNAVDHGIETPEVRTMAGKPATGTLVLRASHESGRVVIELEDDGAGMDPDVILAKALERGIVSPAQAAAMAPHEAYALVFRPGFSTAAAVTNVSGRGVGMDVVKTNIEAIGGTVELTSAVGRGTTCRLTLPLTLAIVPALIVVVGEQRYAVPQTLVRELVVVHDGGHVVENVAGVQVLRLRERLLTLVDGRTVLEGPAGPPGAIVVLDVDGKVFGLVVDEVRDTEEIVVSSLGEHLAGTEVFSGGTILGDGAVALILDGAGLASLALTGELREELRDTGAGVLTNTHEGARRLVVVRADGERNIAIPLDVVTRLEDLDDESVERLGEGWAARYRGGIMPLVEVSALVSGLRVAGRGSRGTTHGDGRRSVVVVHHGEHPVGLVVDAILDINVEDGDVAAQEGRRGPGVVGGAVVGGRLVEILDLDAAVRAAGTALATPVHLEEVPA is encoded by the coding sequence GTGGACGACGGGATGGACGAGATCATCCATGAGTTCCTCGTGGAGTCCCACGAGAACCTGGACCAGATCGACGTGGACCTGGTGGCCCTCGAGAAGGACCCCGAGGCCCGCGACCGGCTCGCGCGCGTCTTCCGGGCGGTGCACACGATCAAGGGCACCTCGGGCTTCCTCGGCCTGCCCGTGCTCGAGCACGTCGCGCACGCCGGCGAGACCCTCCTCGCCTCGCTGCGCGACGGCGACCTGTCCCTGACGACCGACCGCGCGAGCCTCCTGCTCGCGACCGTCGACGCCATCCGCGACGTGCTCGCCTCCGTCGAGGCGGGGCACGGCGAGGGAGGCAGCGACTTCTCCGAGCTCGTCGAGGCGCTGCACCAGTCGGTGCTCGACGACACCCCCCTGACCCTCCCCGGCCACGCCGGGGACGGGGTCCCGGGGGCCGGCCAGGCTCTCCCCCCCGCCGGCCACGCCCCCGAGACCGCCGGTGCCGTCGCCACACCCCCCTCCTCGGCGACGGCGCCGGCACCTCCCCCCGCAGCGGCGCCCGCGCCCCCCCCGGCGCCCACCCCGGCGCTCGCCCCCGCGGCGCCTGCCCCCGCGGCGCCTGCCCCCGTCGCCGTCGTCGAGGACGACCGCGACACCGGCGGCCGGCGCGGCGCGGCCGAGTCCTCGGTGCGCGTCGACGTCGCCGTCCTCGACTCGCTCATGCGTCTCGTCGGCGAGCTCGTCCTCACCCGCAACCAGCTCTCCGCCCACGACGGCGCCCCCGGCGCCGGTGTCCAGGGCCGCTCCGCGGCGGCGGCCACCGAGGACGGCCGCATCGCGATGGGCTCGATGATGCAGCGCCTCAACGTCGTGACGAGCGACCTCCAGGACGCCGTCATGAAGGCCCGGATGCAGCCCGTCGACACCGTGTGGGCCAAGTTCCCCCGCGTCGTGCGCGACCTGGCCACGGCCTGCCGCAAGGAGGTCGCCCTGACGATGCTCGGCCGCGAGACCGAGCTCGACCGCGGTCTCGTCGAGGCCATCCGCGACCCCCTGACCCACCTCGTCCGCAACGCCGTCGACCACGGCATCGAGACGCCGGAGGTCCGCACGATGGCGGGCAAGCCGGCCACCGGCACCCTCGTCCTGCGCGCCTCGCACGAGTCGGGCCGCGTCGTCATCGAGCTCGAGGACGACGGCGCCGGCATGGACCCGGACGTCATCCTCGCCAAGGCCCTCGAGCGCGGCATCGTCTCGCCCGCGCAGGCCGCCGCGATGGCGCCGCACGAGGCCTACGCCCTCGTCTTCCGTCCCGGTTTCTCGACCGCCGCGGCCGTCACCAACGTCTCCGGGCGCGGGGTCGGGATGGACGTCGTCAAGACCAACATCGAGGCCATCGGCGGCACCGTCGAGCTCACCTCGGCCGTCGGGCGCGGCACGACCTGCCGCCTCACCCTCCCGCTCACCCTCGCCATCGTCCCCGCGCTCATCGTCGTCGTCGGCGAGCAGCGCTACGCCGTGCCGCAGACCCTCGTGCGCGAGCTCGTCGTCGTCCACGACGGCGGGCACGTCGTCGAGAACGTCGCCGGCGTCCAGGTCCTGCGCCTGCGCGAGCGCCTCCTCACCCTCGTCGACGGCCGCACCGTGCTCGAGGGCCCCGCGGGCCCGCCCGGTGCGATCGTCGTCCTCGACGTCGACGGCAAGGTCTTCGGGCTCGTCGTCGACGAGGTCCGCGACACCGAGGAGATCGTCGTCTCCTCGCTCGGCGAGCACCTCGCCGGGACCGAGGTCTTCTCGGGCGGGACGATCCTGGGCGACGGGGCCGTCGCCCTCATCCTCGACGGGGCCGGCCTGGCCTCGCTCGCCCTGACCGGCGAGCTGCGCGAGGAGCTGCGCGACACCGGGGCCGGCGTCCTCACGAACACCCACGAGGGCGCCCGCCGCCTCGTCGTCGTGCGCGCCGACGGCGAGCGCAACATCGCGATCCCGCTCGACGTCGTCACCCGGCTCGAGGACCTCGACGACGAGAGCGTCGAGCGCCTCGGCGAGGGCTGGGCCGCCCGGTACCGCGGCGGCATCATGCCGCTCGTCGAGGTCTCCGCCCTCGTCAGCGGCCTGCGCGTCGCCGGCCGCGGCTCGCGCGGCACGACCCACGGGGACGGCCGCCGCTCGGTCGTCGTCGTCCACCACGGCGAGCACCCCGTCGGCCTCGTCGTCGACGCGATCCTCGACATCAACGTCGAGGACGGCGACGTCGCCGCCCAGGAGGGCCGGCGCGGACCCGGGGTCGTCGGCGGCGCCGTCGTCGGTGGCCGGCTCGTCGAGATCCTCGACCTCGACGCGGCCGTCCGGGCCGCCGGCACGGCCCTCGCCACCCCCGTCCACCTCGAGGAGGTCCCGGCGTGA
- a CDS encoding chemotaxis response regulator protein-glutamate methylesterase yields the protein MDDSPTVRRIVGEALRALPGIELGGQAVNGREGLALIDEVRPDAVVLDIEMPVMDGIETMRALHRSHPTLPVIMFSTLTERGARATFDALAAGARDYVTKPSSAGGLLESVATIRRELGERLVALCPPKPAIPAVPAARVRALAEHPARGRQAPTPIAPGSLLTEHAQRIDVLAIGSSTGGPEALAVVLDGLPRNLPVPVLVVQHMPPVFTRLLAERLDRSGALRVVEATDGERLRPGVVHIAPGDRHLTVVGSAGAASVALSDGEKENHCRPAVDVLFRSLARVYGSRTLAVVLTGMGADGAASAGDVVRAGGVVYAQDEATSVVWGMPGQVVAQGHASRVLPLGAIAHTIAGRLAVGRSTQGGAA from the coding sequence GTGGACGACTCCCCCACCGTCCGGCGGATCGTCGGCGAGGCGCTGCGCGCCCTGCCCGGCATCGAGCTCGGCGGCCAGGCGGTCAACGGTCGCGAGGGGCTCGCGCTCATCGACGAGGTGCGCCCGGACGCGGTGGTCCTCGACATCGAGATGCCCGTCATGGACGGCATCGAGACGATGCGGGCGCTGCACCGCAGCCACCCGACCCTGCCGGTCATCATGTTCTCGACGCTCACCGAGCGCGGCGCCCGGGCGACCTTCGACGCCCTCGCCGCCGGGGCGCGCGACTACGTGACCAAGCCGAGCAGCGCCGGCGGCCTCCTGGAGTCGGTCGCGACGATCCGTCGCGAGCTCGGGGAGCGCCTCGTCGCCCTCTGCCCCCCGAAGCCGGCCATCCCGGCCGTCCCCGCCGCCCGCGTCCGGGCCCTCGCCGAGCACCCGGCCCGGGGGCGCCAGGCCCCGACCCCGATCGCCCCCGGCTCGCTCCTCACCGAGCACGCCCAGCGCATCGACGTCCTCGCCATCGGCTCCTCGACCGGGGGCCCGGAGGCCCTCGCGGTCGTCCTCGACGGTCTCCCCCGCAACCTCCCCGTGCCCGTCCTCGTCGTCCAGCACATGCCGCCGGTCTTCACCCGGCTGCTCGCCGAGCGCCTCGACCGGTCCGGCGCCCTGCGCGTCGTCGAGGCCACCGACGGCGAGCGGCTGCGGCCGGGGGTCGTCCACATCGCCCCGGGCGACCGCCACCTCACGGTCGTCGGCTCCGCCGGCGCCGCGTCCGTCGCCCTGTCCGACGGCGAGAAGGAGAACCACTGCCGCCCCGCGGTCGACGTGCTCTTCCGCTCGCTGGCCCGGGTCTACGGTTCGCGCACCCTGGCCGTCGTCCTCACCGGGATGGGCGCCGACGGCGCCGCGTCCGCGGGGGACGTCGTGCGCGCCGGCGGCGTCGTCTACGCCCAGGACGAGGCGACCTCCGTCGTCTGGGGGATGCCGGGGCAGGTCGTCGCCCAGGGCCACGCCTCGCGCGTCCTCCCCCTCGGTGCCATCGCCCACACCATCGCCGGCCGCCTCGCCGTCGGCCGGTCCACCCAGGGAGGTGCGGCATGA
- a CDS encoding DUF3151 domain-containing protein, protein MSTSDLLGIPPTHLPDDPAARPLADGVAADQVAAAQPASSLAWAVLAEDALADDRPVEAYAYARTGYHRGLDALRRSGWRGQGPVPWEHEPNRGFLRALAALAKAADAIGEEEERHRCAEFLRAASATGARELGL, encoded by the coding sequence ATGAGCACCAGCGACCTCCTCGGCATCCCGCCCACGCACCTGCCCGACGACCCGGCGGCCCGCCCGCTGGCCGACGGGGTCGCCGCCGACCAGGTCGCGGCCGCCCAGCCCGCCTCCTCCCTCGCGTGGGCGGTGCTCGCCGAGGACGCCCTCGCCGACGACCGGCCCGTCGAGGCCTACGCGTACGCCCGCACCGGCTACCACCGCGGCCTCGACGCCCTGCGCCGCAGCGGGTGGCGCGGGCAGGGGCCGGTGCCGTGGGAGCACGAGCCCAACCGCGGCTTCCTGCGCGCGCTCGCCGCGCTGGCCAAGGCCGCCGACGCGATCGGCGAGGAGGAGGAGCGCCACCGGTGCGCCGAGTTCCTCCGCGCGGCGAGCGCGACCGGGGCCCGCGAGCTCGGCCTGTAG
- a CDS encoding helix-turn-helix domain-containing protein, with translation MLLLEEHVRRERERTESRQRELDEAAGLLAEVTSRTLGALDLRTEPLAGSVSPAVVNHLLRESRGMVRNFVLTVERGPALDDSTVRANRERIERGDAQRAIYPADVLTTLAGQRWLGVWAEAGEDQRMLPATSTEFAVFGESAVVALGGWDDPGSAYVLLRDPLVVRLYTDYFDLAWRYAAPVPRGGEGAGDDDPRLVELLGLGIKDEAIARHLGVSLRTVRRRVSRLMAVNGVDSRFQLGWVLAARRR, from the coding sequence ATGCTGCTGCTCGAGGAGCACGTGCGCCGCGAGCGGGAACGGACGGAGTCGCGCCAGCGCGAGCTCGACGAGGCGGCCGGGCTGCTCGCCGAGGTGACCTCCCGCACCCTCGGGGCCCTCGACCTGCGCACCGAGCCGCTCGCGGGGTCGGTCTCGCCGGCGGTCGTCAACCACCTCCTGCGCGAGAGCCGCGGGATGGTGCGCAACTTCGTCCTCACGGTCGAGCGGGGGCCGGCGCTCGACGACTCCACCGTGCGGGCCAACCGCGAGCGCATCGAGCGGGGTGACGCGCAGCGGGCGATCTACCCCGCCGACGTGCTGACCACCCTCGCCGGGCAGCGCTGGCTCGGGGTGTGGGCCGAGGCCGGCGAGGACCAGCGGATGCTGCCCGCGACCTCGACGGAGTTCGCCGTGTTCGGGGAGTCCGCGGTCGTGGCCCTCGGCGGCTGGGACGACCCGGGGTCGGCGTACGTGCTGCTGCGCGACCCGCTCGTCGTGCGCCTCTACACCGACTACTTCGACCTCGCCTGGCGCTACGCGGCGCCGGTGCCCCGCGGCGGGGAGGGGGCGGGCGACGACGACCCCCGGCTCGTCGAGCTCCTGGGCCTGGGCATCAAGGACGAGGCGATCGCCCGTCACCTCGGGGTGAGCCTGCGGACGGTGCGCCGTCGGGTCTCGCGGCTCATGGCCGTCAACGGGGTCGAC
- a CDS encoding methyl-accepting chemotaxis protein has protein sequence MSSRSFPPVAWFSNLRLTTKMLVTLGSFLVASAFVATVAIGGLGAASAAAAGIRVDGVLATVALGRVHQEEIKSRLRLTELALTAPGSAAQKSASDALAETDADLTRWRAEYQKLEEAGGDAGSTGWRDFTAKWDAFTSLRDTTLVPALQRGDVDTFRTLMASQGQPLISAAADALDAEEATRLATAKREVDATQEQSSGTGRTIWVVLLAGGLLSAALGFGMMRSVGRSVRSVSRGLEALRDGDLTVRAEVLSGDDLGVMATTYNEAAAGVRTMITEIARNASALSHASSTMATVTQGMAKGADSKAKTSRDTAAAAHQVSANVQTVAAATEQMAASVGEIAHSANAAARVGQEAVALAAQTSQTVASLGESSTQIGTVVETIEKIAEQTNMLALNATIEAARAGEHGRGFAVVANEVKELARETRRATAEIQVRVSSIQSDAEAAVAAISRIDGVVAQINDHQTTIASAVEEQTATTSEMSRNVADAATGTGSIATSIADDAEAQSRAADGVATVRSTASEVESISMTLRAAVDRFAV, from the coding sequence ATGTCATCCCGCTCCTTCCCACCCGTCGCCTGGTTCTCGAACCTGCGACTCACCACGAAGATGCTCGTCACCCTCGGCTCGTTCCTCGTGGCCTCCGCCTTCGTCGCGACCGTGGCCATCGGCGGGCTCGGGGCGGCCTCCGCCGCCGCCGCCGGGATCCGCGTGGACGGTGTCCTCGCCACGGTCGCCCTCGGTCGGGTCCACCAGGAGGAGATCAAGTCCCGCCTGCGCCTCACCGAGCTCGCGCTCACCGCGCCCGGTTCGGCCGCGCAGAAGTCGGCCTCCGACGCGCTCGCCGAGACCGACGCCGACCTCACTCGGTGGCGCGCCGAGTACCAGAAGCTCGAGGAGGCCGGTGGCGACGCCGGGAGCACGGGCTGGCGGGACTTCACCGCGAAGTGGGACGCGTTCACGAGCCTGCGCGACACCACGCTCGTCCCCGCCCTGCAGCGCGGTGACGTCGACACCTTCCGCACGCTCATGGCCTCGCAGGGCCAGCCGCTCATCTCGGCCGCGGCCGACGCGCTCGACGCGGAGGAGGCCACCCGGCTCGCGACCGCGAAGCGCGAGGTCGACGCCACCCAGGAGCAGAGCTCCGGCACGGGCCGCACCATCTGGGTCGTGCTCCTGGCCGGCGGGCTCCTCTCCGCCGCCCTGGGCTTCGGGATGATGCGCTCCGTCGGCCGGTCGGTCCGTTCCGTCTCGCGCGGCCTCGAGGCCCTGCGCGACGGTGACCTCACCGTCCGGGCCGAGGTGCTGAGCGGCGACGACCTCGGCGTCATGGCCACCACCTACAACGAGGCCGCGGCCGGTGTCCGGACGATGATCACCGAGATCGCCCGCAACGCCAGCGCGCTCAGCCACGCCTCCTCGACGATGGCGACGGTGACCCAGGGCATGGCCAAGGGCGCCGACAGCAAGGCGAAGACCTCCCGGGACACCGCCGCCGCGGCCCACCAGGTGAGCGCCAACGTCCAGACGGTCGCCGCGGCGACCGAGCAGATGGCCGCCTCGGTGGGCGAGATCGCCCACTCCGCGAACGCCGCCGCCCGCGTCGGCCAGGAGGCGGTCGCCCTCGCGGCGCAGACCAGCCAGACCGTCGCGAGCCTCGGCGAGTCCTCGACCCAGATCGGCACGGTCGTCGAGACGATCGAGAAGATCGCCGAGCAGACGAACATGCTCGCGCTCAACGCCACGATCGAGGCCGCCCGGGCCGGCGAGCACGGCCGCGGGTTCGCGGTCGTCGCCAACGAGGTCAAGGAGCTCGCCCGCGAGACACGCCGCGCGACCGCCGAGATCCAGGTCCGCGTCTCCTCCATCCAGTCCGACGCCGAGGCCGCCGTCGCGGCGATCAGCCGGATCGACGGGGTCGTCGCCCAGATCAACGACCACCAGACGACGATCGCCTCCGCCGTGGAGGAACAGACGGCCACGACCTCGGAGATGTCGCGCAACGTCGCCGACGCCGCGACCGGGACCGGCAGCATCGCCACGAGCATCGCCGACGACGCCGAGGCCCAGTCCCGCGCCGCCGACGGTGTCGCCACCGTGCGGAGCACCGCGAGCGAGGTCGAGTCCATCTCGATGACGCTCCGCGCCGCCGTCGACCGGTTCGCCGTCTGA
- a CDS encoding chemotaxis protein CheW, giving the protein MSASTYVTFSLGEHLVGLPVERVQEVLGALPMTPVPRADRRVAGLLNLRGQVVTGLDLRARFALPPAQEDESAGTVVVRTPGGPVALVVDRIGDVIQVDGMQPPPATLTGPIRDLVRGAYVLADSLLLDVRLDAVLALDR; this is encoded by the coding sequence GTGAGCGCCTCCACCTACGTCACCTTCAGCCTGGGCGAGCACCTCGTCGGCCTCCCGGTCGAGCGGGTCCAGGAGGTCCTCGGCGCCCTGCCGATGACCCCCGTCCCGCGCGCGGACCGCCGCGTCGCCGGCCTGCTCAACCTCCGCGGCCAGGTCGTCACCGGGCTGGACCTGCGGGCCCGCTTCGCGCTGCCCCCGGCGCAGGAGGACGAGAGCGCCGGCACCGTCGTCGTGCGGACGCCGGGCGGCCCCGTCGCCCTCGTCGTCGACCGGATCGGCGACGTCATCCAGGTCGACGGGATGCAACCGCCGCCGGCCACGCTGACCGGCCCGATCCGCGACCTCGTCCGCGGGGCCTACGTCCTCGCCGACTCCCTCCTGCTCGACGTCCGCCTCGACGCTGTCCTCGCCCTCGACCGATGA
- the fbaA gene encoding class II fructose-bisphosphate aldolase, with translation MPIATPEVYADMLDRAKNGSFAYPAINITSSSTITAAIRGFAEAGSDGIIQVSTGGGEYASGSTVKDMVTGAKALAAYAEEVAKNYSVNIALHTDHCPKDKLDTFVRPLLAASAERVKAGGLPIFQSHMWDGSAVPLDENLRIAEDLLAQCKAARVILEIEVGVVGGEEDGVENAINDKLYSTPDDAVATVRALGSGENGYYMTALTFGNVHGVYKPGNVKLRPEVLQAAQEAAAAELGLAADSKPFHLVFHGGSGSLPQEISDAVDYGVVKMNVDTDTQYAYTRPVADWMLKNYSGVLKIDGEVGNKKQYDPRAWGKEAEAGMAQRVVEACQNLRSAGTHQG, from the coding sequence GTGCCCATCGCAACGCCCGAGGTCTACGCCGACATGCTCGACCGGGCCAAGAACGGCTCGTTCGCCTACCCGGCCATCAACATCACGTCGAGCTCGACGATCACGGCCGCCATCCGCGGCTTCGCGGAGGCGGGCTCCGACGGCATCATCCAGGTCTCCACCGGTGGCGGCGAGTACGCGTCCGGCTCGACGGTCAAGGACATGGTCACCGGCGCGAAGGCGCTCGCCGCCTACGCCGAGGAGGTCGCGAAGAACTACTCCGTCAACATCGCGCTCCACACCGACCACTGCCCCAAGGACAAGCTCGACACCTTCGTGCGCCCGCTGCTCGCCGCGTCGGCCGAGCGCGTCAAGGCCGGCGGCCTGCCGATCTTCCAGTCGCACATGTGGGACGGCTCCGCCGTGCCGCTCGACGAGAACCTGCGCATCGCCGAGGACCTCCTCGCGCAGTGCAAGGCCGCGCGGGTCATCCTCGAGATCGAGGTCGGCGTCGTCGGTGGCGAGGAGGACGGCGTCGAGAACGCCATCAACGACAAGCTGTACTCCACCCCGGACGACGCGGTCGCGACCGTGCGCGCGCTCGGCTCCGGCGAGAACGGCTACTACATGACCGCGCTGACCTTCGGGAACGTGCACGGCGTCTACAAGCCGGGCAACGTCAAGCTGCGCCCCGAGGTCCTCCAGGCCGCCCAGGAGGCCGCCGCCGCCGAGCTCGGGCTCGCCGCCGACAGCAAGCCCTTCCACCTCGTCTTCCACGGCGGCTCGGGCTCCCTCCCGCAGGAGATCTCGGACGCGGTCGACTACGGCGTCGTCAAGATGAACGTCGACACCGACACCCAGTACGCGTACACCCGCCCGGTGGCCGACTGGATGCTCAAGAACTACAGCGGCGTCCTCAAGATCGACGGCGAGGTCGGCAACAAGAAGCAGTACGACCCGCGCGCGTGGGGCAAGGAGGCCGAGGCCGGGATGGCGCAGCGCGTCGTCGAGGCCTGCCAGAACCTGCGTTCCGCCGGGACCCACCAGGGCTGA
- a CDS encoding response regulator yields MRALVVDDSRTMRTLLSRILVGMGFEVSQAGDGQEALDVVAAADAAGTLPDVCLIDWNMPVMTGLEFVVAVRANPAWRDINLMMVTTESEHGQIVRALAAGAHEYLIKPFPPEAIEEKLQLLGLVPVS; encoded by the coding sequence ATGCGCGCGCTCGTCGTCGACGACAGCCGCACGATGCGGACGCTGCTCTCGCGCATCCTCGTCGGGATGGGGTTCGAGGTGAGCCAGGCCGGTGACGGCCAGGAGGCCCTCGACGTCGTCGCCGCCGCGGACGCCGCGGGGACGCTGCCGGACGTGTGCCTCATCGACTGGAACATGCCGGTGATGACCGGGCTCGAGTTCGTCGTCGCGGTCCGGGCCAACCCGGCCTGGCGCGACATCAACCTCATGATGGTGACGACCGAGTCCGAGCACGGGCAGATCGTCCGGGCCCTGGCGGCCGGGGCCCACGAGTACCTCATCAAGCCCTTCCCGCCGGAGGCGATCGAGGAGAAGCTCCAGCTCCTCGGCCTCGTGCCCGTGTCATGA